The nucleotide window CGGTCCATCGTAGATAGAAAGGAAGCTAATATAGTGATTTCTGGATCTACAGCGTCAGTGAACAATAAGAGCGTCAGAGAAGTACTAGCTGGTAGGCATTTAATTCTAGAAGTATTTCCACTATCCTTTAAAGAATTCTTAGAATTTAAGAACATTAGATTGGAAACGGAATTAGATATGATAGCCAAAGAAAGCGAGATTAAAGTGCTCTTCTCAGAATATTTAAGCTACGGAGGATTTCCCCTAGTAGTATCCAATGAGAGGGATAAGGAGAAGATATTACTACAATTGTATGAGGATATAATTTTTAAAGACGTAATTAGCGAATGCAATATAAGGAATGAGGAAGAAGCTAAGAACCTAGCCATATTTTACATCTCAAACGTAGGGAATAAGATACGTTTTAGAAAAATATCTAGGTCCCTTAATATCCCCTTTAGAAACGTTCAAAGGTATACTGAGTGCATGAAAAACGCTTATCTTATTTTCTTCGTAAAAGCCCTAAGCCCAAAGCTAAGTGAAATGGCTAAATACGATAAGAAAGTGTATTGCATAGACAATGGTATATCCAACGTATTAGGATATAGGCTAAATCAAAATATCGGTAGCTTATTTGAAAATCTAATATTCCTAGAACTCTTGAGGAGATATGGGATTAACAATGTCTTCTATTATAGGGGTAGAAGGGGCGAAGTAGACTTCGTCGTAAAAGTTAAGGATGAGATAAGGGAAATATATCAAGTGACTTACCAGTTGAGTGACGTAGAGAGGGAACTAAAAGGTATCGAGGAGTTTCTAAAGATAAGAAAAACAAAGGCTTACATTATAACTTTTGATGATGAGGGAGAGATAAAGGTTGGAGATGACTTAGTGAAAGTGGTTAAGGGCTGGAAATGGTTACTGTTGGAATAACTTCCCTAGTAATATAACCCTTTTTAGATGAAGGTGCAAATCCAGATCTGCAGTAAACCCTATTCCCCCATGAGACTGAATTGAGTTGAGAATTGCTTTGAAGGCTTTCTTGTATGCGTGTTTAAATATCCTCTCTGGACTTGTCGGATTAACCAAATATCTAGACCTAACTAACTCTATTCTTAAGGCATCGTCAACAATCCTATGTTTTATTGCTTGATAAGACCCAATTGGCTTACCAAACGCTATCCTATTTTTAGAGTACTCAACAGTCTCCTTAAGCACAGCAGTTGCATGACCTATAATTTGAGCCGAGGCAAGTAAAATTACCTTGTTAAAATCGAAATCTGATTTTCTCCACTCTCCCTCAATTATCTTATAAACTCTCACTGAAGGATCTGGTGATTCTATCTCCTCAACATCTACGTCATTTTTATTTGAAATCCCCTTTGGTGTAACAATGGCCTCAGCTTTATCAACCTCAGCAACGTAATTAACGCCAACACTTACAAGATAATCAACTCCTAACATCGAGCTAAAAGCAACTATCCCCGGCAATAAGTTCTCACCAATAATCTCGTTTAACAATAAGGCGTTTGTCAAACCAGTCTCTCTGATGAACTGGAAGATACCTAAATCCTTAACCTTACCGAAAACTTCCATAATTTTATCTCTACTAACCTCATGTTTCTTAGACCCATACTTATTCCACTCCCTACTTAAGAACTCATTAAATGAGTTTTTAATCAGTTCTAAATCCTCATTTGTCTCAACGTCCAAAAGCAACTAACCTTCACCACAATTCATAATTAAGAATTAAGGTTTAAATTGCTATACTAAAAACTTAGAGGAACTTACACCATGCGAAACGTAGACCATTGATGGATTAAACGACTTTATATTCTCAACACTTTTCCTTAGCCCATCGAAGTCCTCATAAATATTAGGATACTTT belongs to Saccharolobus solfataricus and includes:
- a CDS encoding ATP-binding protein, with translation MNRELILKALIDWNFWYKNQFVGIEREYSDQLLDLLEKGLAISVIGVKRSGKSTIINQVVKKLIEKKGEDPFDTLIVNFEDSRFGDIRTANDLFSLYELYKELRKKKKDSKPYIFLDEVQKIKGWEGFVRSIVDRKEANIVISGSTASVNNKSVREVLAGRHLILEVFPLSFKEFLEFKNIRLETELDMIAKESEIKVLFSEYLSYGGFPLVVSNERDKEKILLQLYEDIIFKDVISECNIRNEEEAKNLAIFYISNVGNKIRFRKISRSLNIPFRNVQRYTECMKNAYLIFFVKALSPKLSEMAKYDKKVYCIDNGISNVLGYRLNQNIGSLFENLIFLELLRRYGINNVFYYRGRRGEVDFVVKVKDEIREIYQVTYQLSDVERELKGIEEFLKIRKTKAYIITFDDEGEIKVGDDLVKVVKGWKWLLLE
- a CDS encoding acyl-CoA dehydrogenase family protein; this translates as MLLDVETNEDLELIKNSFNEFLSREWNKYGSKKHEVSRDKIMEVFGKVKDLGIFQFIRETGLTNALLLNEIIGENLLPGIVAFSSMLGVDYLVSVGVNYVAEVDKAEAIVTPKGISNKNDVDVEEIESPDPSVRVYKIIEGEWRKSDFDFNKVILLASAQIIGHATAVLKETVEYSKNRIAFGKPIGSYQAIKHRIVDDALRIELVRSRYLVNPTSPERIFKHAYKKAFKAILNSIQSHGGIGFTADLDLHLHLKRVILLGKLFQQ